A region of bacterium DNA encodes the following proteins:
- the fusA gene encoding elongation factor G, with the protein MPRTTPLERTRNIGIMAHIDAGKTTTTERILFYTGISYKIGEVHEGTAVMDWMVQEQERGITITSAATTCFWRDHRVNIIDTPGHVDFTIEVERSLRVLDGAVAVFCCVGGVEPQSETVWRQANKYGVPRIAFVNKMDRIGADFDRVVRQMRDRLEANPVPIQLPLGAEDGFRGVVDLIGQRAVVWRDETLGAKYEEEPIPAHMAAAVVEARERLVEAAADADEALMEKYLAGDAISEGELRRAVRAGTLSMKMVPVVCGTAFKNKGVQLLLDAVVDYLPSPIDVPPMKGVNPNTGGEEERKASDAAPFTALAFKIMTDPYVGALTFLRVYSGVLESGSYVFNSVKGKKERIGRLLKMHANKREEIKEVYAGDIAAAVGLRDTTTGDTLCEETKPIVLERMEFPDPVISIAIEPKTKVDQEKLGGALQRLATEDPSFRVSTNPETGQTLIAGMGELHLEIIVDRLTREFKVEANVGKPQVAYKETIRKTVEHETRFVRQTGGRGQYGHVVLRLDPAEPGAGFTFKDETKGGVIPREYMPAIEKGIREAMESGVLAGYPVVDLRAAVTFGSYHEVDSSEMAFKIAASMCFKEAMSKAQPTILEPIMSLEVVTPDEFIGDVISDINRRRGRIGGQEPRGNTQVINAHVPLSEMFGYATDLRSRSQGRATFTMQFSHYEAVPKGVGPEALRQGGGRVAEAS; encoded by the coding sequence ATGCCCCGGACCACACCCCTAGAGCGCACCCGTAATATCGGCATCATGGCCCACATCGATGCCGGTAAGACCACGACGACGGAGCGCATCCTCTTCTACACCGGTATCTCGTACAAGATCGGCGAAGTGCACGAGGGCACCGCCGTCATGGACTGGATGGTGCAGGAGCAGGAGCGGGGGATCACGATCACGTCCGCGGCCACCACGTGCTTCTGGCGCGATCATCGCGTCAACATCATCGATACGCCGGGGCACGTCGACTTCACGATCGAGGTGGAGCGCAGCCTGCGTGTGCTCGACGGAGCCGTCGCGGTGTTCTGCTGCGTGGGGGGCGTCGAGCCGCAGTCCGAGACCGTCTGGCGACAGGCCAACAAGTACGGCGTGCCGCGCATCGCCTTCGTCAACAAGATGGACCGCATCGGTGCCGACTTCGACCGCGTCGTTCGCCAGATGCGGGATCGCTTGGAGGCGAACCCGGTGCCGATCCAGCTGCCGCTGGGGGCCGAGGACGGCTTCCGCGGCGTGGTCGATCTGATCGGGCAGCGCGCGGTCGTGTGGCGCGACGAGACCCTCGGCGCGAAGTACGAAGAAGAGCCGATCCCGGCGCACATGGCCGCCGCCGTCGTCGAGGCGCGCGAGCGGCTGGTCGAGGCCGCGGCCGACGCCGACGAAGCGCTGATGGAGAAGTACCTCGCCGGCGATGCGATCTCCGAGGGCGAGCTGCGTCGCGCCGTGCGCGCCGGCACGCTCTCGATGAAGATGGTGCCGGTCGTCTGCGGCACGGCGTTCAAGAACAAGGGCGTGCAGCTGCTGCTCGACGCCGTGGTCGACTACCTGCCGTCGCCGATCGACGTGCCGCCGATGAAGGGCGTCAATCCGAATACCGGCGGCGAGGAGGAGCGCAAGGCCTCCGACGCCGCGCCCTTCACCGCGCTGGCGTTCAAGATCATGACCGACCCATACGTCGGAGCGCTCACGTTCCTGCGCGTGTACTCCGGCGTGCTCGAGTCGGGCTCGTACGTCTTCAATTCGGTGAAGGGCAAGAAGGAGCGCATCGGGCGGCTCCTCAAGATGCACGCCAACAAGCGCGAAGAGATCAAGGAGGTCTACGCCGGCGACATCGCCGCCGCGGTGGGCCTCCGCGACACGACGACGGGCGACACGCTCTGCGAGGAGACGAAGCCGATCGTCCTCGAGCGCATGGAGTTCCCCGATCCGGTGATCTCCATCGCGATCGAGCCGAAGACGAAGGTCGATCAGGAGAAGCTGGGTGGCGCGCTCCAGCGTCTCGCCACGGAGGATCCGTCGTTTCGCGTCTCCACCAATCCGGAGACGGGACAGACGCTGATCGCCGGGATGGGTGAGCTGCACCTCGAGATCATCGTCGATCGGCTCACGCGCGAGTTCAAGGTCGAGGCCAACGTCGGCAAGCCGCAGGTCGCCTACAAGGAGACGATCCGCAAGACGGTCGAGCACGAGACCCGGTTCGTGCGTCAGACGGGGGGCCGCGGGCAGTACGGGCACGTCGTCCTGCGCCTGGATCCGGCCGAGCCGGGAGCCGGGTTCACGTTCAAGGACGAGACCAAGGGCGGCGTCATCCCGCGCGAGTACATGCCCGCGATCGAAAAGGGCATCCGCGAGGCGATGGAGTCGGGCGTGCTCGCCGGCTATCCGGTCGTCGATCTCAGGGCCGCGGTCACGTTCGGCTCGTACCACGAGGTCGACTCGTCGGAGATGGCGTTCAAGATCGCCGCCTCGATGTGTTTCAAGGAGGCGATGTCGAAGGCCCAGCCGACGATCCTCGAGCCGATCATGAGCCTCGAGGTCGTGACGCCCGACGAGTTCATCGGCGACGTCATCAGCGACATCAACCGACGGCGCGGTCGTATCGGCGGCCAGGAGCCGCGCGGCAACACTCAGGTCATCAACGCGCACGTTCCCCTGTCCGAGATGTTCGGCTATGCGACGGACCTCCGTTCGCGAAGCCAGGGGCGCGCAACGTTCACGATGCAATTCTCGCATTACGAAGCGGTGCCCAAGGGCGTCGGGCCCGAGGCGCTGCGACAGGGCGGCGGCCGGGTGGCGGAAGCCTCCTGA
- the rpsG gene encoding 30S ribosomal protein S7, translating to MPRKGEVKRRDILPDPKYQDRTVTKFINVMMEDGKKSTTERTLYGALDIVAERSKEDALGVFKRALEAAKPMVEVRSRRVGGATYQVPVEVRPSRRVSLGMRWLVQNARARPEKSMVQKLAGEVLDAANGRGGTIKKKEDTHRMAEANKAFAHYRW from the coding sequence ATGCCACGTAAAGGTGAAGTCAAGCGCCGCGACATCCTTCCGGATCCGAAGTACCAGGACCGGACCGTCACGAAGTTCATCAACGTGATGATGGAGGACGGCAAGAAGAGCACGACGGAGCGGACGCTCTATGGTGCGCTCGACATCGTCGCGGAGCGCTCGAAGGAAGACGCGCTCGGCGTCTTCAAGCGCGCGCTCGAGGCGGCGAAGCCGATGGTCGAGGTGCGCTCCCGGCGCGTCGGCGGCGCGACCTACCAGGTTCCGGTCGAGGTGCGGCCGAGCCGTCGTGTGTCGCTGGGGATGCGCTGGCTCGTGCAGAACGCGCGCGCACGTCCCGAGAAGTCGATGGTCCAGAAGCTCGCGGGCGAGGTGCTCGACGCCGCCAACGGGCGCGGCGGCACGATCAAGAAGAAGGAGGACACGCATCGCATGGCGGAGGCGAACAAGGCCTTCGCGCACTACCGCTGGTAG
- the rpsL gene encoding 30S ribosomal protein S12, protein MPTINQLIKRGRAKQIAKGKSPALRRSPQKRGVCTRVYTQTPKKPNSALRKVAKVRLTNGIEVIAYIPGVGHNLQEHSVVLVRGGRVKDLPGVRYHIIRGTLDSIGVQDRRQGRSKYGAKRPK, encoded by the coding sequence ATGCCGACCATCAATCAGCTGATCAAGCGCGGACGCGCCAAGCAGATCGCCAAGGGCAAGTCGCCCGCGCTCCGGCGCTCGCCGCAGAAGCGCGGCGTGTGCACGCGCGTCTACACGCAGACGCCGAAGAAGCCGAACTCGGCGCTGCGAAAGGTGGCGAAGGTCCGCCTGACGAACGGCATCGAGGTGATCGCCTACATTCCCGGCGTCGGTCACAACCTCCAGGAGCACTCCGTGGTCCTGGTGCGTGGCGGCCGTGTGAAGGACCTGCCGGGTGTGCGCTACCACATCATCCGCGGCACGCTCGACTCGATCGGCGTGCAGGATCGGCGGCAGGGGCGGTCGAAGTACGGGGCCAAGAGGCCGAAGTAG
- the rpoC gene encoding DNA-directed RNA polymerase subunit beta': protein MEDLFSLFEKPKNPLNFNAIRISLASPDKIRSWSHGEVKKPETINYRTFKPERDGLFCAKIFGPTKDYECNCGKYKRMRHRGVVCEKCGVEVIQSKVRRERMGHIDLATPVAHIWFLKSLPSRIGTMLDMTLKELEKVLYFESYVVIDPGTTPLQERELVSESRYRKLYEEYGYDAFRAGMGAEAIRELLTRLDIDKLFVDLRVEMKEATSEARRKKLAKRLKVISAFKNSGNKPEWMILEVIPVIPPDLRPLVPLDGGRFATSDLNDLYRRVINRNNRLKRLMELNAPDIIIRNEKRMLQEAVDALFDNGRRGRAITGPNKRPLKSLSDMLKGKSGRFRQNLLGKRVDYSGRSVIVVGPELRLHQCGLPKKMALELFKPFIYNKLEERGYVTTIKSAKKMVEKERPEVWDILDEVIREHPVLLNRAPTLHRLGIQAFEPTLIEGKAIQLHPLVCAAYNADFDGDQMAVHVPLSVEAQVEARGLMMSTNNILSPANGKPIIVPTQDIVLGLYFMTRERLAAKGEGKVFSSFAEVRIAYDQGEVDLQARIRVRVPKSAGGNDQLVESTVGRVLLYEIVPSEITFADVNRVMKKKELGGLIDVAYRHSGNKATVIFADKLKDLGYEQATRAGISIGIKDMVIPDGKGKLLDDANAEVREIEDQYNKGLITQGERYNKVVDIWAEVTDRIADEMLRELGTDEMPDREGKLQRVPSFNPIFMMADSGARGSAQQIRQLAGMRGLMAKPSGEIIETPITANFREGLTVLQYFISTHGARKGLADTALKTANSGYLTRRLVDVAQDSIISEQDCGTLDGIEMTPLVEGGEVIEALGDRVLGRVALEDIRDPFTGNVIVHNNEEIDETKVLAIEDAGIERVKIRSVLTCQSRRGVCIRCYGRDLARGHMVNLGEAIGVIAAQSIGEPGTQLTMRTFHIGGTASRRAEQTTLEPRNDGVLKFINLTTVTGRDGDLVVMNRNGEVAIVDFPEAGRERERERYSVVYGAKFKKGDGDKVRAGEMIAEWDPYTIPILTEVSGTVKFGDILEGITMEEKVDERTGLSTKVVVDHKDIDKRPRISIKDEGGATARIAAGNEARYLIPVGAHLNVVEGQQVVAGDIIAKIPRETTKTKDITGGLPRVAELFEARKPKEFAVVSEIDGVVSFGKDTKGKRKVVVTPEVGEPREYLIPKGKHISVHEGDFIKAGEPLMDGSSNPHDILTILGEKALAKYLVDEVQEIYRLQGVRINDKHIEVIVRQMLRRVRIKEVGDTDFLIGDQVEKWRFEEENQRVLGKSGAPAVAEPLLLGITKASLSTESFISAASFQETTKVLTEAAINGKVDRLVGLKENVIMGRLIPAGTGVGKYNRMEAVTDEPEGEFEGVGAETPVPEAVA, encoded by the coding sequence ATGGAAGATCTCTTCAGCCTCTTCGAGAAGCCGAAGAACCCGCTCAACTTCAACGCGATCCGCATCTCGCTCGCCTCGCCGGACAAGATCCGGTCGTGGTCGCACGGCGAGGTGAAGAAGCCCGAGACGATCAACTACCGCACGTTCAAGCCCGAGCGTGACGGGCTGTTCTGCGCCAAGATATTCGGACCGACGAAGGACTACGAGTGCAACTGCGGCAAGTACAAGCGCATGCGGCACCGGGGCGTCGTCTGTGAGAAGTGTGGCGTCGAAGTCATCCAGTCGAAGGTCCGCCGCGAGCGCATGGGGCACATCGACCTCGCGACGCCGGTGGCCCACATCTGGTTTCTGAAGAGCCTGCCGTCGCGCATCGGCACGATGCTCGACATGACGCTGAAGGAGCTCGAGAAGGTCCTGTACTTCGAGAGCTACGTCGTCATCGATCCGGGCACGACGCCGCTGCAGGAGCGTGAGCTCGTCTCCGAGTCGCGCTACCGCAAGCTGTACGAGGAGTACGGCTACGACGCCTTCCGTGCCGGAATGGGCGCCGAGGCGATCCGTGAGCTCCTGACCCGCCTCGACATCGACAAGCTCTTCGTCGACCTGCGCGTCGAGATGAAGGAAGCGACCAGCGAGGCACGCCGCAAGAAGCTGGCGAAGCGGCTGAAGGTCATCTCCGCGTTCAAGAACTCCGGCAACAAGCCCGAGTGGATGATCCTCGAGGTGATCCCGGTCATCCCGCCGGACCTGCGTCCGCTCGTGCCGCTCGACGGCGGCCGCTTCGCGACGTCGGACCTGAACGACCTCTACCGTCGCGTCATCAACCGCAACAACCGCCTCAAGCGCCTGATGGAGCTGAACGCGCCGGACATCATCATCCGGAACGAGAAGCGCATGCTTCAGGAAGCGGTCGACGCACTGTTCGACAACGGCCGCCGCGGCCGCGCCATCACGGGTCCGAACAAGCGCCCGCTCAAGTCGCTCTCCGACATGCTGAAGGGCAAGTCGGGCCGCTTCCGTCAGAACCTCCTCGGGAAGCGCGTCGACTACTCGGGCCGCTCGGTGATCGTCGTCGGGCCGGAGCTGCGCCTGCATCAGTGCGGGCTGCCGAAGAAGATGGCCCTCGAGCTCTTCAAGCCCTTCATCTACAACAAGCTCGAAGAGCGCGGGTACGTCACCACCATCAAGAGCGCGAAGAAGATGGTGGAGAAGGAGCGCCCCGAGGTCTGGGACATCCTCGACGAGGTGATCCGCGAGCACCCGGTGCTCCTGAACCGCGCGCCCACGCTGCACCGCCTCGGCATCCAGGCCTTCGAGCCTACGCTCATCGAAGGCAAGGCGATCCAGCTGCATCCGCTCGTCTGCGCGGCGTACAACGCCGACTTCGACGGCGATCAGATGGCGGTCCACGTGCCGCTGTCGGTCGAGGCGCAGGTCGAGGCCCGCGGCCTCATGATGTCGACCAACAACATCCTGTCGCCCGCGAACGGCAAGCCGATCATCGTGCCGACGCAGGACATCGTCCTCGGCCTCTACTTCATGACGCGCGAGCGTCTGGCGGCGAAGGGCGAGGGCAAGGTGTTCTCGAGCTTTGCCGAGGTGCGCATCGCCTACGACCAGGGCGAGGTCGACCTCCAGGCCCGCATCCGCGTGCGGGTCCCGAAGAGCGCGGGCGGCAACGACCAGCTCGTCGAGAGCACCGTCGGCCGCGTCCTGCTCTACGAGATCGTGCCGTCGGAGATCACGTTCGCCGACGTGAACCGCGTCATGAAGAAGAAGGAGCTCGGCGGGCTCATCGACGTCGCCTACCGCCACTCCGGCAACAAGGCCACGGTCATCTTCGCCGACAAGCTGAAGGACCTGGGCTACGAGCAGGCGACCCGCGCCGGCATCTCCATCGGCATCAAGGACATGGTGATCCCGGACGGGAAGGGGAAGCTGCTCGACGACGCCAACGCCGAGGTGCGCGAGATCGAGGACCAGTACAACAAGGGCCTCATCACGCAGGGCGAGCGCTACAACAAGGTCGTCGACATCTGGGCGGAGGTCACCGACCGGATCGCCGATGAGATGCTCCGCGAGCTGGGCACGGACGAGATGCCCGACCGCGAGGGCAAGCTGCAGCGCGTGCCGTCGTTCAACCCGATCTTCATGATGGCCGACTCGGGTGCTCGTGGCTCGGCGCAGCAGATCCGGCAGCTGGCCGGCATGCGCGGTCTCATGGCGAAGCCGTCGGGCGAGATCATCGAGACGCCGATCACGGCGAACTTCCGTGAAGGTCTCACCGTGCTGCAGTACTTCATCTCGACGCACGGTGCCCGCAAGGGTCTCGCCGACACGGCGCTCAAGACGGCCAACTCCGGCTATCTCACCCGTCGTCTCGTCGACGTCGCGCAGGACTCGATCATCTCCGAGCAGGACTGCGGCACGCTGGACGGCATCGAGATGACCCCCCTCGTCGAGGGCGGCGAGGTCATCGAAGCGCTGGGCGATCGCGTGCTCGGCCGCGTCGCGCTCGAGGACATCCGCGACCCGTTCACGGGCAACGTCATCGTCCACAACAACGAAGAGATCGACGAGACCAAGGTGCTCGCGATCGAGGACGCGGGCATCGAGCGCGTGAAGATCCGTTCGGTGCTCACCTGCCAGTCGCGGCGCGGCGTCTGCATCCGCTGCTACGGTCGTGACCTGGCGCGCGGCCACATGGTCAACCTGGGCGAGGCCATCGGCGTCATCGCGGCGCAGTCGATCGGCGAGCCGGGAACGCAGCTCACCATGCGCACGTTCCACATCGGCGGCACCGCGAGCCGGCGTGCCGAGCAGACGACGCTCGAGCCGCGCAACGACGGCGTCCTCAAGTTCATCAACCTCACCACCGTGACCGGGCGCGACGGCGATCTCGTCGTCATGAACCGCAACGGCGAGGTCGCCATCGTCGACTTCCCCGAGGCGGGACGCGAGCGTGAGCGCGAGCGGTACTCGGTCGTGTACGGCGCCAAGTTCAAGAAGGGCGACGGCGACAAGGTCCGCGCCGGCGAGATGATCGCCGAATGGGATCCGTACACGATCCCGATCCTCACCGAGGTCAGCGGCACGGTGAAGTTCGGCGATATCCTCGAAGGCATCACGATGGAGGAGAAGGTCGACGAGCGCACCGGCCTGTCGACCAAGGTCGTCGTCGACCACAAGGACATCGACAAGCGCCCGCGCATCTCCATCAAGGACGAGGGCGGGGCGACGGCGCGCATCGCGGCAGGCAACGAGGCCCGCTACCTGATTCCCGTCGGCGCGCACCTGAACGTCGTCGAGGGGCAACAGGTCGTGGCCGGCGACATCATCGCCAAGATCCCGCGCGAGACCACCAAGACGAAGGACATCACCGGTGGTCTGCCCCGCGTCGCGGAGCTCTTCGAGGCTCGCAAGCCGAAGGAGTTCGCGGTCGTCAGCGAGATCGACGGCGTGGTCTCCTTCGGGAAGGACACCAAGGGCAAGCGCAAGGTCGTCGTCACCCCCGAGGTCGGCGAGCCGCGCGAGTACCTGATCCCGAAGGGCAAGCACATCAGCGTCCACGAGGGCGACTTCATCAAGGCCGGCGAGCCGCTGATGGACGGCAGCTCGAACCCGCACGACATCCTCACCATCCTCGGCGAGAAGGCGCTCGCGAAGTACCTCGTCGACGAGGTGCAGGAGATATACCGGCTCCAGGGTGTGCGCATCAACGACAAGCACATCGAGGTGATCGTGCGGCAGATGCTCCGGCGCGTTCGCATCAAGGAGGTCGGTGACACCGATTTCCTGATCGGCGATCAGGTCGAGAAGTGGCGTTTCGAGGAGGAGAACCAGCGCGTGCTGGGCAAGAGCGGCGCCCCGGCGGTCGCCGAGCCGCTGCTCCTCGGCATCACGAAGGCGAGCCTCTCGACGGAGAGCTTCATCTCCGCGGCGTCCTTCCAGGAGACGACGAAGGTCCTCACCGAAGCCGCCATCAACGGCAAGGTCGATCGCCTCGTCGGTCTGAAGGAGAACGTCATCATGGGCCGCCTGATCCCCGCCGGGACGGGCGTGGGGAAGTACAACCGGATGGAGGCCGTGACGGACGAGCCGGAAGGCGAGTTCGAAGGGGTCGGCGCCGAGACGCCGGTGCCCGAGGCCGTCGCGTGA